Proteins encoded in a region of the Alphaproteobacteria bacterium genome:
- a CDS encoding F0F1 ATP synthase subunit A, with the protein MSGHHSPLAQFVVEPLVSIPVNGVGGLGLSFTNASLFMVLAISCVIALLFLTTTKKAIVPGRWQSVSEMMYQFVAGVVKDNVGDQGKKYFPFVFTLFTFVLFCNLLGLMPYYSFTVTSHIIVTFALAMLVFLAVTIIGFARHGLHFFSLFLPAGTPWWMAPLMFFIELFAYLARPVSLSVRLAANMLAGHTMLKVIAGFVLSLGLIGGWLPFAFLMVLSGFEIFVAVLQAYIFTVLTCVYLNDAIHLH; encoded by the coding sequence ATGTCAGGTCATCATAGTCCATTAGCCCAGTTTGTGGTTGAACCTCTTGTATCGATTCCGGTTAACGGAGTAGGTGGACTTGGCTTGAGCTTTACCAACGCTTCATTGTTCATGGTACTAGCAATATCGTGCGTTATCGCGCTTCTGTTCTTAACCACCACCAAAAAAGCAATCGTACCTGGACGCTGGCAGTCGGTCTCCGAGATGATGTACCAATTTGTGGCAGGCGTCGTAAAAGATAACGTAGGCGATCAGGGCAAAAAATATTTCCCGTTCGTATTTACGCTCTTCACCTTCGTTCTTTTCTGTAACCTCCTTGGTTTAATGCCTTATTACAGCTTTACCGTTACCAGCCATATTATCGTTACATTTGCGTTAGCTATGCTTGTTTTTCTGGCTGTGACTATTATTGGTTTTGCCCGTCACGGCCTGCATTTCTTCAGTTTATTTTTGCCTGCAGGAACACCATGGTGGATGGCTCCACTTATGTTCTTCATTGAGTTATTTGCTTACTTAGCACGTCCTGTGAGCCTTTCTGTCCGTTTGGCCGCTAATATGTTAGCCGGTCACACCATGCTGAAAGTGATTGCAGGGTTCGTTCTCTCCCTTGGGCTCATAGGTGGATGGCTACCATTTGCTTTCCTGATGGTCCTTAGTGGGTTTGAGATCTTTGTGGCAGTCTTACAGGCTTATATTTTTACCGTATTGACTTGTGTCTATCTTAATGATGCAATTCACTTACACTAA
- a CDS encoding DUF2793 domain-containing protein — protein sequence METTPHVQLPLLYTQQAQKELTVNEALSRIDVLLNTGARSQHIQNPPVEPMIGDVYIVAKTAAGLWSNQDGKIAYFNQLWRFIIPREGMTMWVMDQDKLITFDGNEWIDTLQVEASPPPGPTTLSGLTDCAVVLPQSNQLLSYNGSKWSNIAIASIRPMLGQMVEVLAGTIDVPVIQGYPLLLSVPIPIQLTQIAVQTKAGTASCLIKVNGVDIGLTIGSTSSLSTYTLAVNLQVGDRLALGVSATTNCEGLSFQITSVRGI from the coding sequence ATGGAGACCACACCACACGTACAATTGCCGTTGCTTTATACACAGCAGGCGCAGAAAGAATTAACCGTGAATGAGGCATTGAGCCGTATTGATGTGTTACTCAATACAGGTGCAAGAAGCCAGCATATCCAAAATCCTCCGGTGGAACCCATGATCGGAGATGTTTATATTGTGGCAAAGACGGCTGCTGGTTTGTGGAGCAACCAGGATGGGAAGATTGCTTATTTTAATCAGCTCTGGCGATTTATCATTCCTCGCGAAGGCATGACCATGTGGGTTATGGACCAGGATAAATTGATTACGTTTGACGGCAATGAGTGGATTGACACACTGCAAGTGGAGGCGTCACCCCCTCCTGGACCTACGACCCTATCAGGATTGACAGATTGTGCTGTTGTCTTGCCACAATCAAACCAGTTGCTCTCCTATAACGGGTCTAAATGGAGCAATATTGCCATAGCATCAATCCGGCCAATGCTGGGACAAATGGTGGAGGTCTTGGCAGGCACTATTGATGTTCCTGTGATCCAAGGATATCCGTTATTACTGAGTGTGCCTATTCCAATTCAATTGACCCAGATAGCGGTGCAAACCAAAGCGGGAACAGCCAGCTGCTTAATTAAAGTGAATGGTGTTGATATTGGTTTAACTATCGGTTCTACATCAAGTTTATCAACCTATACGCTTGCTGTTAATTTACAGGTGGGAGACCGGTTAGCGCTGGGAGTCAGTGCGACAACAAACTGTGAAGGCTTGAGTTTTCAGATCACTAGCGTAAGGGGAATATAG
- a CDS encoding 16S rRNA (uracil(1498)-N(3))-methyltransferase → MKTSHKNTPLSRIYTHSALSQQEVLLLGDADFHYLIHVMRKQLHDEVIVFNGRDGEWLASIDSITKRSLGLCIKRQLRPQQVEVETDIWLLFAPPRGGRLDTIIEKTTELGVSRLVPVLMRRSVVDKINLDKCQLHAKEAAEQCERLSIPEIAPIIGLEDVLTHWDPQRLLLVCDETGGGETIHSVLQYLKHKPLAFLIGPEGGFSPEELQTLSILPFVKRITMGPRILRVDTACIAALVCWQASIGDWNLKPHFKA, encoded by the coding sequence ATGAAAACGTCTCATAAAAACACACCTCTTTCTCGTATTTATACGCACAGCGCTTTGTCCCAGCAGGAGGTTCTCTTGTTGGGGGATGCTGATTTTCATTATCTCATCCATGTTATGCGTAAACAGCTTCATGATGAGGTTATCGTCTTTAATGGTAGGGATGGAGAATGGTTGGCGAGCATTGATTCTATCACTAAACGTTCGCTTGGCCTCTGTATAAAAAGGCAGTTACGGCCACAACAGGTTGAAGTTGAAACCGATATATGGCTGTTATTTGCTCCGCCGCGTGGCGGCAGGCTGGATACGATTATCGAGAAAACAACAGAGCTTGGAGTATCCAGGCTGGTACCGGTGCTGATGCGACGAAGCGTTGTTGATAAAATAAACCTCGATAAATGTCAGCTGCATGCTAAAGAAGCTGCCGAGCAATGCGAACGGCTTTCTATTCCTGAGATAGCCCCTATAATCGGTCTTGAAGATGTTCTTACTCACTGGGATCCACAGCGGCTTTTGTTGGTATGCGATGAAACTGGAGGGGGAGAAACAATTCATAGTGTCCTTCAATACCTTAAGCACAAACCATTGGCGTTCCTTATTGGTCCAGAGGGTGGGTTTTCTCCAGAAGAGCTGCAAACATTATCTATTCTGCCGTTTGTTAAACGTATTACCATGGGGCCGCGTATATTAAGGGTAGACACAGCCTGCATTGCCGCATTAGTATGTTGGCAAGCCTCTATTGGAGACTGGAATCTAAAACCCCATTTCAAAGCCTAA
- a CDS encoding ATP-binding cassette domain-containing protein yields the protein MKQTPSPSSNTKIEFNDVHKGFASKKVLQGVNFTLEKGKSLVIIGGSGSGKSVILKSLLGIMLPDKGAIFIDGEETTRISGAQRDRVMLKFGMLFQGGALFDSLPVWENITFALRQQEKINREQAKEIAVSKLNSVGLGADVSRLYPSELSGGMQKRVALARAICMNPDIILFDEPTTGLDPIMAAIINELIVKCSEELGATTITITHDMHSAKAIADDVAMLYQGTLIWTGAVDTLEDSGNPFVEQFIHGTSIGPIEVKLQDH from the coding sequence ATGAAACAAACACCCTCCCCATCCTCCAATACCAAAATTGAATTCAACGATGTACATAAGGGCTTTGCGAGTAAGAAAGTTCTCCAGGGTGTGAATTTCACCTTAGAAAAAGGCAAATCTTTGGTTATTATCGGCGGCTCCGGTTCAGGAAAATCCGTTATTTTAAAAAGTTTACTCGGTATTATGCTGCCTGATAAAGGGGCAATCTTCATTGATGGGGAAGAAACCACCCGTATAAGTGGCGCACAGCGCGACCGTGTTATGCTTAAATTTGGCATGTTATTCCAAGGCGGTGCGTTGTTTGACAGTTTGCCAGTCTGGGAAAATATAACATTTGCGTTACGCCAACAGGAAAAAATAAACCGTGAGCAGGCCAAAGAAATCGCCGTTTCCAAATTAAATTCGGTTGGTTTAGGAGCCGATGTCTCACGTCTTTATCCATCTGAATTATCGGGAGGAATGCAAAAACGTGTTGCATTAGCGCGGGCTATCTGTATGAATCCAGACATTATTTTATTTGATGAACCAACCACGGGACTTGACCCGATTATGGCGGCCATCATTAATGAATTGATCGTAAAGTGCTCAGAGGAATTAGGCGCAACCACCATCACCATCACCCACGATATGCACAGTGCCAAAGCCATTGCCGACGATGTCGCCATGCTCTATCAGGGTACATTAATCTGGACTGGTGCGGTAGACACGCTTGAAGATAGCGGCAACCCATTTGTCGAACAATTCATCCATGGCACCAGCATTGGGCCGATAGAAGTAAAACTCCAAGATCATTGA
- a CDS encoding glutamate--tRNA ligase: protein MNIVTRFAPSPTGYLHIGSARTALFSYLYAKHCNGQFLLRIEDTDRERSTEDAVRAIHDGLNWLGIIPDQEPVFQFARRDRHAEIAHELVQQGRAYYCYCTPEELDRMKQEAQANKKHFQYPRIWRDRPTDQAPVGVNPVVRIKSPLEGETILEDGVQGRVVVPNNTLDDFILLRSDGTPTYMLAVVVDDHDMGVSHIIRGDDHLTNTFRQMVIYRAMHWELPHFSHIPLIHGADGAKLSKRHGALGVDAYRDMGLLPEAICNYLLRLGWAYGDEEIISNEKAIEWFDIKGIGKSPSRFDIEKLKNLNAHYIKQADNARLLELARPFIERKHLTSLLPQQSEILLHGMNGLKQRAKTIIEIAEQADVYVAEPILSIMDDKARQQLMDGKPILKDVIELLTDESGWSETNLHDRVQRYAESKGLKLGQAAAPLRVALAGRTTSPSVFEMMAALGKALSLKRLQTAFIFEI, encoded by the coding sequence ATGAATATCGTCACCCGTTTTGCGCCCTCACCTACCGGTTATTTACATATTGGTTCTGCACGCACCGCACTTTTTAGCTATCTGTACGCCAAACACTGTAATGGGCAATTTCTATTGCGCATCGAAGATACCGACCGCGAACGCTCAACCGAAGATGCCGTACGCGCTATCCATGATGGTTTAAACTGGCTGGGTATCATTCCCGACCAGGAGCCCGTTTTCCAGTTTGCCCGCCGCGATCGCCATGCCGAAATAGCACATGAGCTCGTTCAGCAAGGCCGAGCGTATTACTGCTATTGCACCCCTGAAGAATTAGATCGCATGAAGCAGGAAGCGCAGGCCAATAAGAAGCATTTTCAGTACCCACGCATCTGGCGTGACCGCCCAACGGATCAAGCCCCTGTGGGTGTTAATCCAGTGGTACGTATCAAATCACCACTTGAGGGCGAAACAATCCTGGAAGATGGCGTACAAGGCCGCGTTGTTGTACCCAATAATACACTGGATGATTTTATCCTGCTGCGTTCTGATGGTACACCTACCTATATGCTGGCGGTGGTGGTGGATGATCATGACATGGGTGTCAGCCATATCATCAGGGGTGACGATCATTTAACCAATACCTTCAGGCAAATGGTTATCTATCGCGCCATGCATTGGGAACTTCCTCATTTCTCACATATACCGCTTATCCATGGTGCCGATGGAGCTAAATTGTCTAAACGTCACGGAGCACTGGGAGTCGATGCCTACCGTGATATGGGATTACTGCCCGAAGCCATTTGCAATTACTTACTACGTTTAGGTTGGGCTTATGGCGATGAAGAAATTATTTCCAACGAAAAAGCCATTGAGTGGTTTGATATCAAAGGTATCGGTAAATCGCCATCACGTTTTGATATCGAAAAATTAAAGAACCTCAATGCCCATTACATCAAGCAAGCTGATAATGCCCGTTTACTGGAGCTTGCCAGACCTTTCATTGAGCGCAAACATTTGACTTCCCTTTTGCCACAACAATCTGAAATACTCTTACATGGTATGAATGGACTTAAGCAACGTGCAAAAACCATCATTGAAATTGCCGAACAGGCCGATGTTTACGTAGCCGAACCCATTCTTTCAATCATGGACGACAAAGCAAGGCAGCAATTGATGGATGGAAAACCAATATTGAAGGATGTGATAGAATTATTAACCGATGAATCTGGCTGGAGTGAAACAAACCTGCATGACCGCGTACAGCGTTATGCGGAAAGCAAAGGCCTCAAACTGGGACAGGCTGCAGCTCCCTTACGTGTAGCTCTTGCTGGACGCACGACCTCACCCAGCGTATTTGAAATGATGGCGGCCCTAGGAAAAGCATTAAGTCTAAAGCGATTACAGACGGCATTTATATTTGAAATCTAA
- the gshA gene encoding glutamate--cysteine ligase — MTIKAILIELVKSSASSIQDWFEAQYAQSGGVPYVYHSVDIRYAGYKIAPVDTNLFPAGFNNLSEASREKAVLRAKLYLEKYYPGARNIAIIPENHTRNYYYLENLAVLKEIFLTAGYNTRIGRTSADAQAVQEVLSVTGKMVHIEPFHTNGRNIETQDGFRPDMIILNNDCTSGVPTIIENIDIPVTPPSALGWHVRKKSSHFKAYNAVVGQFAKDFNIDPWLISTIFEECDHVNFKEELGLGCVAKHVDRIVAKIADKYADYGIKETPYVFVKADRGTYGMGVMTAMSGSEVLEINKKIRNKMSMIKGNTEVHEVIIQEGVPTIETVDGHPAESLLYLLGGKGVGCIHRVHQGRDPYTNLNASGMVFSDKADNKESDLCPVEKLVAELAALATMAEHY; from the coding sequence ATGACTATTAAAGCTATTTTGATTGAATTGGTTAAGTCGTCAGCATCTTCTATCCAGGATTGGTTTGAAGCGCAATATGCACAATCGGGTGGAGTACCCTATGTCTACCATTCGGTCGATATTCGTTATGCGGGTTATAAAATAGCACCGGTTGACACGAATTTATTTCCAGCAGGATTTAATAATCTATCCGAAGCTAGTCGTGAAAAGGCGGTACTCAGGGCTAAGTTATATTTGGAAAAATATTATCCGGGTGCTAGAAACATAGCGATCATTCCTGAGAATCATACCCGTAATTATTATTACCTTGAAAACCTAGCTGTTTTAAAAGAGATTTTTTTAACAGCAGGTTATAACACCAGGATTGGTCGTACCAGTGCCGATGCTCAGGCTGTGCAGGAAGTGCTTTCGGTGACGGGCAAAATGGTGCATATTGAACCTTTCCACACCAATGGACGTAACATTGAGACCCAGGATGGATTTCGTCCTGACATGATTATCCTCAATAATGATTGCACCAGCGGTGTTCCCACTATTATCGAAAATATCGATATTCCGGTAACTCCTCCTTCTGCCCTTGGGTGGCATGTACGCAAAAAATCATCCCATTTTAAAGCCTATAATGCGGTTGTTGGACAATTTGCCAAGGATTTTAATATTGATCCATGGCTTATCTCGACGATTTTCGAAGAATGTGACCATGTGAATTTTAAAGAAGAACTGGGGCTAGGTTGCGTCGCTAAACATGTGGACAGGATTGTGGCTAAAATTGCTGACAAATATGCTGATTACGGCATTAAGGAAACGCCTTATGTGTTTGTTAAAGCAGATCGTGGAACCTATGGCATGGGAGTGATGACGGCGATGTCGGGTTCTGAGGTGCTGGAAATCAACAAAAAAATCCGCAATAAAATGAGCATGATCAAAGGCAATACTGAGGTGCATGAAGTTATTATCCAAGAAGGGGTGCCTACCATTGAAACCGTAGACGGGCATCCTGCCGAATCATTGCTGTATCTTTTAGGTGGTAAAGGCGTCGGCTGTATTCACCGTGTCCACCAAGGCCGCGACCCTTACACCAACCTGAATGCCTCTGGTATGGTGTTTTCTGATAAAGCCGATAATAAAGAGAGTGATTTATGTCCGGTAGAAAAATTAGTGGCTGAGTTAGCCGCTTTGGCGACGATGGCGGAGCATTATTAA
- a CDS encoding TrbC/VIRB2 family protein → MSFKSTILSLMLAVCGFFSLSCTSISYASDTNDGLMVQCDNQSRTCEETCTRDNNTNGGNNSALSTCLSNCHNQHNDCLNNAESSSSGGDALSDTLCCIIALLLGVTGRVIATIAIFFGGVATFLGKMNWGTALVICLSITGMFGAVDVVKWFTGYQACEGYTFDGRACTQHD, encoded by the coding sequence ATGTCATTTAAAAGCACGATTTTATCGCTTATGTTAGCGGTGTGTGGCTTTTTTTCATTGTCTTGCACAAGTATTTCATACGCCAGTGATACCAATGATGGCTTGATGGTTCAATGCGATAATCAAAGCCGTACCTGCGAGGAAACCTGCACCCGTGATAACAATACCAACGGCGGAAATAACAGCGCGTTAAGCACGTGTTTGAGTAATTGCCATAACCAACATAATGATTGTCTTAACAATGCAGAGTCATCCAGTTCCGGTGGGGATGCATTAAGCGATACATTATGCTGTATCATTGCGTTATTGTTGGGGGTAACTGGCCGGGTGATTGCGACTATCGCTATATTTTTTGGTGGAGTGGCTACCTTCCTGGGGAAAATGAATTGGGGGACTGCCCTGGTTATTTGCCTCAGCATTACCGGTATGTTTGGTGCTGTGGATGTGGTGAAGTGGTTTACCGGTTATCAGGCCTGTGAAGGATATACCTTTGATGGCAGGGCCTGTACTCAGCATGATTAA
- the alr gene encoding alanine racemase, whose translation MTIENTYAEVQLSINLTNLIDNYNLIRNVIQGIDCVPVVKADAYGLGADKIVLALAKAGCKQFFVATADEGIALRHLLPDIAIHVFHGPNNHNKEAFRVYNMIPVINSLEQFHTWNNYGMDIANVLPAFLHIDTGMNRLGMTFEELKTNLSKIRQAEGIKWLYLMSHLACADNPNHTLNKHQLEQFQQARRLFPFIKGSLANSSGIFLGKNYLFHSVRPGAALYGINPTPYAQNPMKPVVSLKGKIIQHRYVNEPGTVSYSGTHQVEPGARIAIVPIGYADGYLRSLSNRPSIVSIGGHRAPIIGVVTMDSIMIDVSHIPHELCQPGKEVQLMGGDIPLEETAQAAGTIAYEMITCLGNRFKREYVSDAAPAKQNILTQA comes from the coding sequence ATGACCATAGAAAACACCTACGCTGAAGTACAACTTTCGATAAATCTGACTAACCTCATAGATAACTATAACTTAATTCGCAATGTAATACAAGGAATTGATTGTGTTCCGGTTGTCAAAGCTGACGCTTATGGGCTCGGGGCCGACAAAATTGTTTTAGCCCTTGCCAAGGCTGGCTGTAAACAATTTTTTGTGGCGACTGCTGATGAAGGTATTGCCCTTCGCCATCTCCTTCCCGATATCGCAATCCATGTATTTCACGGTCCTAACAACCATAATAAGGAAGCCTTTAGAGTCTATAACATGATTCCAGTGATCAATAGCCTGGAACAGTTCCATACCTGGAACAACTATGGTATGGATATCGCTAATGTCCTTCCTGCCTTCCTACATATCGATACCGGTATGAACCGTTTAGGGATGACATTTGAAGAATTAAAAACAAACCTTAGTAAGATCCGTCAAGCCGAAGGCATAAAATGGCTTTATCTGATGAGCCATCTGGCCTGTGCCGATAATCCAAACCATACACTTAACAAACACCAGTTAGAGCAATTTCAGCAGGCACGGAGACTCTTTCCATTTATTAAAGGATCGCTGGCTAACTCTTCAGGTATTTTTCTTGGAAAGAATTATTTATTCCATTCAGTAAGGCCTGGAGCGGCACTCTATGGAATTAATCCTACGCCTTACGCACAAAATCCCATGAAGCCAGTAGTTTCACTCAAAGGGAAAATTATTCAACATCGCTATGTCAATGAGCCCGGAACAGTTAGCTACAGCGGCACCCACCAGGTTGAGCCCGGGGCTCGTATTGCAATTGTACCTATAGGATATGCCGATGGCTACCTTCGTTCCCTGAGCAACAGGCCGTCCATCGTTAGTATCGGCGGTCATCGAGCTCCCATTATTGGGGTGGTCACTATGGATTCAATTATGATTGATGTCTCACACATTCCCCACGAACTCTGCCAACCCGGAAAAGAAGTGCAGCTGATGGGAGGAGATATTCCATTAGAAGAAACAGCCCAGGCTGCTGGAACCATTGCTTACGAAATGATTACCTGCCTTGGTAACCGTTTTAAACGGGAATATGTTTCAGATGCAGCTCCAGCAAAACAAAATATCTTGACGCAAGCCTAA
- a CDS encoding trypsin-like peptidase domain-containing protein, whose translation MNVIKALFIATVLCAAAPLSSASDDGTTPSRDNDPNVTTYHISSGTGFYVQPNYVITNNHVVESCQTIALRRKDGFKPAMVIASDTRNDLALLKTDAQPEAIASLRSNSEISIGEPVSVIGYPKEHGLTGDYTTARGKVLDLSGPLRDDNRIQFSDMVEKGNSGGPLIDESGNIIGVVVGKVNYYEMDVDLKQHSDAKPVKTTGIAINLPTLRTFLDRNHIYYERNNTGHSIVYHNIENEAKHYIVNIHCVMSE comes from the coding sequence ATGAATGTCATAAAAGCACTGTTCATCGCTACGGTTTTGTGTGCCGCGGCACCACTTTCCTCTGCATCTGATGATGGAACGACTCCCTCACGTGACAACGATCCCAATGTAACGACCTATCATATCTCCAGTGGTACGGGCTTCTACGTCCAGCCCAATTACGTCATAACCAATAACCATGTTGTGGAATCATGCCAGACCATTGCCTTGCGTCGTAAAGACGGTTTTAAACCAGCCATGGTGATTGCCTCAGATACCCGTAATGACTTAGCCTTACTTAAAACCGATGCCCAACCAGAAGCCATTGCTTCGCTACGCAGTAACAGCGAGATCAGCATTGGCGAACCGGTGTCAGTCATTGGCTACCCCAAAGAACATGGCCTTACTGGCGACTACACCACCGCCCGAGGCAAAGTACTTGATCTTTCAGGCCCCCTGCGCGATGACAACCGTATCCAATTTTCTGACATGGTCGAAAAAGGCAATAGCGGTGGCCCCTTGATTGATGAAAGCGGTAATATTATCGGTGTCGTTGTTGGCAAAGTCAATTATTACGAAATGGATGTTGACCTAAAACAACATTCTGATGCCAAACCCGTTAAAACAACCGGGATTGCGATTAATCTGCCAACCTTACGGACATTCCTCGACCGCAATCATATTTATTATGAGCGCAACAACACCGGCCATTCGATCGTCTATCATAACATTGAAAATGAAGCTAAACATTATATCGTTAATATTCACTGTGTGATGTCTGAATAA
- a CDS encoding ABC transporter permease, with product MNILQLIGSVFLGFLNAVGHLAIFTGQAILSMLRPPLYARMLGRQMLEIGYYSLPVVGMTAIFTGAVLALQTYTGFSRFNAESSIAAVVIISITRELGPVLAGLMVAGRVGAAMAAEIGTMRVTEQIDALTTLATNPFKYLVAPRLWAGLAMLPCLVLVGDIIGVFGGYLVSIHKLGFSPGPYLYSTFLYLKTRDVVSGLVKAGVFGFIVSLMGCYHGYRSRGGAQGVGNATTNAVVSASILILFCNYIVTEIFFATE from the coding sequence ATGAATATCTTACAGCTTATTGGCAGTGTCTTCCTGGGTTTCCTTAACGCAGTGGGACATTTAGCTATCTTTACCGGTCAGGCAATCCTTTCTATGCTCCGCCCCCCTTTGTACGCACGTATGCTGGGACGGCAAATGTTAGAAATAGGTTATTATTCGCTACCTGTGGTGGGGATGACTGCCATTTTTACAGGAGCCGTACTCGCGTTACAGACTTATACTGGTTTTTCGCGCTTTAATGCCGAAAGTTCTATTGCTGCCGTTGTTATTATTTCTATCACGCGCGAATTAGGTCCGGTTCTTGCTGGGTTGATGGTGGCCGGGCGCGTTGGGGCGGCTATGGCTGCCGAAATTGGCACCATGCGTGTTACTGAGCAAATTGATGCACTTACCACATTGGCTACCAACCCGTTTAAATACCTGGTCGCTCCCCGTTTATGGGCTGGGCTTGCCATGTTGCCATGTCTTGTTTTAGTGGGCGACATTATTGGGGTCTTTGGTGGTTATCTGGTCAGCATCCATAAGCTTGGTTTTAGCCCAGGTCCATATCTTTACAGCACTTTCCTCTATTTAAAAACCCGCGATGTTGTTTCAGGACTGGTAAAAGCCGGTGTTTTTGGCTTTATTGTCTCGCTGATGGGATGCTATCACGGATACCGTTCACGTGGCGGCGCCCAGGGGGTTGGTAACGCAACAACCAATGCCGTTGTTAGCGCCTCCATTCTAATCCTCTTCTGTAATTATATTGTTACTGAAATTTTCTTTGCAACTGAATAA
- a CDS encoding F0F1 ATP synthase subunit C, whose amino-acid sequence MENDALKYVGIGLTAFGMLGAALGVGNIFAAMLNGVARNPGAEPKLAKYVYVGAGLSEAMGLFALVIALLILFR is encoded by the coding sequence ATGGAAAACGACGCTTTGAAATATGTAGGTATTGGTCTTACAGCTTTTGGTATGTTGGGTGCCGCACTCGGAGTAGGAAATATTTTTGCAGCCATGCTTAATGGTGTTGCACGTAATCCTGGAGCAGAGCCTAAACTTGCTAAATATGTGTACGTAGGCGCAGGCCTTTCAGAAGCTATGGGCCTTTTTGCTCTGGTTATCGCTTTGCTGATCCTGTTCCGTTAA
- a CDS encoding AtpZ/AtpI family protein codes for MPKNSDPLPSLDELSSKIDEAERARKPTPDEGPSSGSAGRVAIELVSGVVVGFLIGFWADKWLNTKPIFLIICILLGFAGGFWNIYRMSQGIPRNAPKRAKKSRTPKGSEKL; via the coding sequence ATGCCCAAAAACTCTGATCCGCTTCCGTCTCTTGATGAGTTATCTTCAAAAATAGACGAGGCTGAAAGAGCCAGAAAACCAACGCCAGATGAAGGACCTTCTTCTGGTAGCGCAGGCCGCGTTGCTATTGAGTTAGTATCCGGTGTCGTCGTAGGTTTTCTAATTGGCTTCTGGGCCGATAAATGGCTTAATACAAAACCCATTTTTCTTATTATCTGTATCCTTTTGGGGTTTGCCGGCGGTTTTTGGAATATCTACCGTATGTCGCAGGGGATCCCCAGAAACGCCCCTAAGCGTGCAAAAAAAAGTCGCACGCCAAAAGGAAGCGAAAAATTATAA